The following proteins are encoded in a genomic region of Candidatus Rokuibacteriota bacterium:
- a CDS encoding aminopeptidase P family protein, with product MANFGTVGVDWQQRINWDRLRKYRLERAREKMKAHNLGAMLLMYDENVRYVTSTLTPGWNRLKPGLRYALLCGDGAPVLFEQGDIGFQIQRHAPWIPQENIRWSYAWIKGAAGPASRQQVKKFTDAIVQEMKRFGVADQTLGVDFIDINMLQAFQEAKIKWADGMTPMMEARAIKNVDEQECLRIVGAIGDAAHWETMRYLKPGLTENQVTAHIMEFLYAIPGMEDVEDVIVSSGPNTWPNWRNFSDRIIRPGEIVFMDLAALTWNGYKSCYYRTYCVGKKPSQEQKDYYATALKWLYDSINTVRPGVTTRDIALKWPSAKEAWGYEEEDQAAANLWGHGLGLAQYDQPVISRIWSLDHPLEIRPGMVFALETQHGKKYEWGVRIEEMLIVHEDRTELISSFPVEEITLVD from the coding sequence ATGGCGAACTTCGGCACCGTCGGCGTCGACTGGCAGCAGCGCATCAACTGGGACCGTCTCCGCAAGTACCGCCTGGAGCGCGCCCGCGAGAAGATGAAGGCCCACAACCTGGGCGCCATGCTCCTCATGTACGACGAGAACGTCCGGTACGTGACGAGCACGCTCACGCCGGGCTGGAACCGGCTCAAGCCCGGGCTCCGCTACGCGCTTCTCTGTGGGGACGGCGCGCCGGTGCTCTTCGAGCAGGGGGACATCGGCTTCCAGATCCAGCGCCACGCCCCGTGGATCCCCCAGGAGAACATCCGCTGGTCCTACGCCTGGATCAAGGGAGCGGCCGGCCCCGCCTCGCGCCAGCAGGTCAAGAAGTTCACGGATGCCATCGTGCAGGAGATGAAGCGCTTCGGTGTGGCCGACCAGACCCTCGGCGTGGACTTCATCGACATCAACATGCTCCAGGCCTTCCAGGAGGCGAAGATCAAGTGGGCCGACGGCATGACGCCGATGATGGAGGCCCGCGCCATCAAGAACGTGGACGAGCAGGAGTGCCTGCGCATCGTGGGCGCCATCGGCGATGCCGCCCACTGGGAGACGATGCGCTACCTCAAGCCGGGGCTCACCGAGAACCAGGTGACGGCGCACATCATGGAGTTCCTGTACGCCATCCCGGGCATGGAGGACGTGGAGGACGTCATCGTCTCCTCGGGCCCCAACACCTGGCCCAACTGGCGGAACTTCTCGGACCGCATCATCAGGCCCGGCGAGATCGTCTTCATGGACCTGGCGGCGCTCACCTGGAACGGCTACAAGTCCTGCTACTACCGCACCTACTGCGTGGGCAAGAAGCCCAGCCAGGAGCAGAAGGACTACTACGCCACGGCCCTCAAGTGGCTCTATGACTCCATCAACACCGTGCGGCCGGGCGTCACCACGCGCGACATCGCCCTCAAGTGGCCCTCGGCCAAGGAGGCGTGGGGCTACGAGGAAGAGGACCAGGCCGCGGCGAACCTCTGGGGGCACGGGCTCGGCCTGGCCCAGTACGACCAGCCGGTGATCTCCCGCATCTGGTCGCTGGACCACCCGCTGGAGATCAGGCCCGGGATGGTCTTCGCGCTCGAGACCCAGCACGGCAAGAAGTACGAGTGGGGTGTGCGGATCGAGGAGATGCTCATCGTGCACGAGGACCGGACCGAGCTCATCTCCAGCTTCCCGGTGGAGGAGATCACGCTGGTCGATTGA